The genomic region AGCTTATTTTGGCTTCATTGTTTCATTAtggttatgatgatgatgattaattGAGTTAGTGTTGTTTAATCGAGCTAATGATGTTTAATGTTATTGCGTTGTTCCATTCTCTGCTGTCATCTAGTACACGAGGTAATTCCGGGTAGAATCTGTATTTTTAATGTACTTATCGAAACCATATGTGGTCCATATTCtgtttgataaaaataatatGCACTCTAAGAACTTGGGAAATATTTTCTGAAGTTGTTGGCTGGTATTTAAAAGGTTCCAGAGATGGAAGGAAAGATTGAAAGCCATACAACATCAGCAGAAGCCTTTGTTGAAGGGGGGATTCAAGAAGCCTGTCATGATGCTTGCAGTATATGCCTTGAGGATTTTTGTGACAGTGATCCTGCGTCGGTAATGTTTTCTGCTTTTGATTCATGTGTCTTTTGATTCCGGAATTAGTACTATAATAAGCAACTATTTGAGTTCAATCGAAAGACATTTCTTCAATTTCTCCACCTCTTTTTTTCCAGGTGACTAATTGCAAGCACGAGTTCCACCTACACTGCATTCTTGAATGGTACAATACATGTTTTGCAAGTTGTGTATCTTTCGGAACTTATTACGTTTTAGTTACTGGTGCTTTACGTTCCTTTACAGTACTCATAGGGATATGCATTATGTCATCTAGTTTGGTTTCTATTTATTAAAACGCCTTATAGTGTTTCACCAATAACAAATTCTCATTGACAAAATAGAACCAGAAGTAAGAAAGCAATGATGTACTTATATGCCATTTCCGACTTTcatgttttgttttcttttgatCTTCGGGTTGGGCAAAGTGGAAGGGACCAAAATTTCGACATGATAAAAGGGGGTTACTAGCCGTACCGATGTAAATGGAACTATATAACTTTAGCAATTTTACGAGTGATTGTTCACAGGTGTCAAAGAAGCTCCCAATGTCCCATGTGTTGGCAATCTGTTAGCTTGAAGGATGCTACCAGGTTGTTTGTTTatgatttttcttttcaaatatgATATCTATTTTATAATTCTTTTTTGGAATTATATTATTAAACTCGTATGCATTTATGACAGTCAAGAATTGCTTGAAGCAGTAGAGCAGGAGAGGAGCATAAGGGTTACCCCATCAAGAAATGTTGATATCTTTCATCATCCAACCCTTGATGATCCAGAATTGCAGCAGGTCGGTTATCTGTCATCAGTTTCGAAGTTTTGGTTTGATTCGCTTGGTTAAGCACATCATAATATGTTTTCACATTATGCAGTTTGAAGAGCGAATAATTCAACATATAGCTGCTGCGGCAGCAATGAGGAGAGCACGGCACCTTGGTCACAGGGAAGGTCCTAGTACTCGGTCATCTGCTCATGGCCATCCACATTTCTTACTATTCTCGGCACAGTCGAGTGCACATCCATCTAGTCCTGAATCTGTTGCCGGAGATGGAAATGAACTGGCTGAAATCCCTGTAGGAAGTCCATCTACGCCACTTACATCTGATGGAGACGAACCATCAACGTCTCAGCTGATCGCACATATTCAAACTCGGAGCCCTTCTTTAGCTCACAGGTCTACTGTCTCGGCTACAAACCGTGAAGGGATTCACCCTAATGAAAGGTACTTAGTTAGGTCTTAATGATTATTATCTTAGGGATCATTATTAGTAGTTTGGATAAGTGGAGTTATGTATTCTTTCTTCCCTTGCATGCCGAAGTTCTACCACTCATTCTTCGACTTTGGACGGAGACAGAGCAGGGCCATCCGATCTCCAGTCATTTTCTGATTCTTTGAGGTCCAAATTTAATGCAATGTCCCTGAGGTACAATTTCTTAGAAAGCAATGGCATGTGTCCTTACTCCTTAGAAGTATGTATTTTCTCAAATTGACTTATACGGTATTGAATTGTTTTATGACTAGATACAAAGAATCGCTTTCGAAGGGCACAAGGGGATGGAAAGAGAGGCTGTTCTCTCGAAATTCTTCCGTGTCAGAACTCGGTTCAGAAGTCAAGAGAGAGTTGAATGCTGGAATTGCGAGTGTATCCCGATTGATGGAGCGCCTCGAATCTAGAGAAAATAATAGAGTTGGGGATGCATCTTTGTCGAATCATTTGGCGGATTCCTCCATCCCTGAGACTAGCAACCAGCACAATGTGGAAGCTCTCGGAAGGAACTCTTCGCGCGGCAATAATTCTCAGGCCACTTTTTCTACTGGCTCAGATTCAAACTAAGCATTGTTTTTGTTTCTGTGAATGCATACTCCTCAGCATCTCATATTTGAAGGTGAGCTTTGATCTTTGTTGTTTGTTGGTGGAACCTATTAGCCAGAACAGAATCAGCAAATCTTTCATCAAATTTAAAACCAAAATATAGCTGTAAAATGGTTCTAATGATAACATATTAAAACTCTTCCATTCACCTCAATATTTACCTAGAGATGGAGGATAATACAGAGAAATAATTTACATGATTTTTAATCCCATATTCATCCATATAGATTCTAACATAACTAATTTTCTTTTTTCAGGCTAATTGTTTGCCCAGAAATGACATGCTGAGGAGATTATGCCTTTGTTATGTTCTggttttcaattttttcttttaaaaaaaaaagggtctaAAAGGATATTTGTGTCAAAAGCTGAGAACTCTTAGTCTTATCTTGTGTATATTAAATGATGGGAACATGGAGGAGTTTGTATTTAATCTGATGGAGAAATTGGTTTGAAATTGAATTATCAGAAACTGGTGTCCTTATATTAATTACTTTTGGTACAATGGAACCCAATGGGAATATATGTGGATCAAGGTGTGCCAATTTTAAAGGTTCATTAAATAATTCAGAAATTTTAATTATGCACAAAAAATGGCCATAtatagttttcattttttttttgtctaaagCACCAAATAATTGAGAAAATTATTATTGGTCTCATCGTTATTTCATATTACCGCCACTCGCCACCGTCCACCGTCAAGTCACTGCCGGAGTACCTTCCCtccctctgcttcttcttcttctatccaTAAACCCTAGGGCTTTGCAACCTTCTCAAATTTTTATCTATGACAATTAACTCTATTCTAAGTCACTTCTCTTGTTCTCCTTAAAAACGAAATCAATTTTATCACTCGGACCAATTGGTTTCAAATGATTTTTTATTCTTTGACCGTATTCGAAAATTCCCAACCTTTTTGAGCTACTTAGTGACTTGGGATTTTGCAAATGTGGTCActttttaaatcaatttttttttttataaatattttagcaATGTATTTAGTGCagctaaatctttttaaaaaataattaatataatccaATTCCATATTATGCCAGCTTTGGTTGTTTTGTTGAAGCATGAAAGAGTTTAAAATACTTGCATTGGAATGAAGTAATAAGGTTTATATGAATGTACAAATAACAACTAAAATAATAAGGGATGTCACAATATTTATATCTGCATTGCATCTTTGTAACCAAGTAATGTACAGTAAGAGGTACAACTTGGTAGTAGCTATTTGACATTGAGTAGTATAATCTATGTTTATATGTTGAGTAAGCTGAGGGGAGTAGTTGAGTTAATTCTAGGAGCACGAGGATGATTTGATTATTGTAATGAATTTTGAAATCTAATACTTGATTATGTTTGTGTTTGAGGGAATAGAATCAATCTTAGAAAGCTTTGCTTTCAATATTTAATTATCATGTGCAATTGTTTGTCTTCCTGTTTTTCTGATCAGTTATTGCCCGAGTGCTTTTGAATtagaaatatttattttttgtctGGTGGTAGcttaatgttagtttttttttttttgcatgacATTATTCCAGATACTACCTTTTAAGGATTTTGTTCAATGGGAAAGGATCAACTTGCATTTGTCAAAGATGCTGTTTTCAAACTGCAAATGTCCCTTCTTGAGGGCATCCAAAATGAAGACCAGCTGTTTGCAGCTGGATCTGTGATATCAAAGAGTGATTATGAAGATGTTGTGACTGAACGATCCATCACAAATGTGTGTGGTTATCCACTCTGCCACAATTCTTTGCCATCTGATCGGACCCGGAAGGGTAGATATCGGATTTCACTAAAGGAGCACAAGGTCTATGACCTGCATGAGACATACATGTTTTGTTCATCGAGTTGTGTTGTTAACAGCAAAACTTTCGCTGGGAGCTTGCAAGATGAGAGATGCTCAGTTTTAGACTCAGAGAAACTAAACAATGTTCTTAGACATTTTGCGGATATGAATCTAGAACCATTGGAGAAGTTGGAAAAGAGTGGTGATTTGGGTTTGTCTAACTTGAAAATTCAGGAGAAAGAAGAAACCGGCACTGGAGAGGTGTCTTTGAAGGAGTGGGCTGGACCTTCAAATGCAATTGAAGGTTATGTACCAAAACCAAGAGACAGTGATTCCAAGGGTTCTTCTCGGAAAAATATTAAGAAAGGTGAGAATTTATGGAGTCCTGATATGTTTAGGAGCCTAAATTATAAAATAGCCATATGCTAGTTCTTGTTTAGGGGTgatattttatttattctattatgtTCAATCAGTGGCATGTGAGTAAATATGATTGAACTGAAGCTGGCGACCTGATTTCTGAGAAATGGAATAGTTTAACTTTTAGTTCTTATCCTTCTTCACTTTCCGACAAAGTGGGCTTTGATTATGCGTTGCAGGGGCCAAAGGTGCTCGTGGCAAGTTGAACGGTgacaaaaatttaattattaatgacaTGGACTTCACGAGTACTATAATTATGACCGATGAGTATAGTGTTTCGAAAGCACCACCAGGTCAAACAGACACCAAAGTTGATCATCAAATTAAACCAACTGCATCAGTTGAGAAGCTGAAAACGGTTGGCAGTAAAGAGGTAGTTGCAAAAGATGGTAAGAGTATTGAAGAACTGTCTTCCTCTTTTAAGAGTGGTCTAAATTTAAGTGCCTCAGAAAAAGAGGAGGAGCCAAGAATCAAGGAAGTAGCTGAATCTTGTGATGCTGTGCTCAAAACCCCTCTTGACCCTTTTGATAAAAAAACAAATGTTAATTTCGTCTCCATATCTGAAAGACAATGTGATGTTGAAAAGAACAATTCTGAAGTGGCACCAATAAAAGATGGGGAATGTAGAGTTGCTGTTAATGATGGTGCTTCCACTTCCAATGTAGATGCagccaatgatgatgataaagtcCAAATGGAAAAAACAACCGGATCATCCAAGAATAAACCCAAGTCTTCTCTTAAAGCTGCTGGTGGAAAGAAACTTAGTCGCTCTGTTACTTGGGCGGATGAGAAAAGCAACAGTTCCGGGAGTAAAGATCTTTGTGAGGTTAAAGAATTTGGAGACGCCAAACATAAATCTGACTTGGTAGATGATACAGAagttgatgatgatgaagatatGATTCGTCGCACATCTGCTGAAGCTTGTGCAATGGCATTGAACCAAGCATCGGAAGCAGTTGCATCTGGAGGATCCGATGTTGCTGATGCTGGTAACTTTTGTTTCTTTCATATGTTTTCTATTTATATATTAGATGAATTTTCACCTTCTTTTGGTGTCCATCAATGTGTCTCCTGCAGTTTTGGAAGCTGGGCTCATTATTTTGCCACCCCCACAAGACGGTGTTGAGAAAGAGATTAAGGAGAATGATGATATGGAAGAAACTGAATCGTTTACTGTGAAATGGCCACAAAAGCCTGGATTTCCCGATGTTGATTTGTTTGACAATGAAGACTCATGGTTTGATGCTCCACCTGAAGGTTTCAGTTTGACAGTGAGTCTCTAATCTCTACTGAGTTCTTTAACAAATATCCAATATCCTAAACTGTGCATGCTTTCTTGATTTAATCCATGCCATACCTTGATCCTTTTATAATTTTGTTTCAGTTATCACCTTTTGCAACCATGTGGAATGCACTCTTTACATGGATATCATCTTCTTCTTTGGCATATATATACGGGAGTGATGAAAGTTCTCATGAGGAATATCTATCAGTTAATGGGAGAGAATATCCATGCAAAATCGTATTGTCAGATGGTAGATCATCTGAAATAAAGCAAACTTTAGCCAGTTGTCTTTCTCGAGCTTTACCTGCAGTTGTTGCCGAGCTCAGGTTACCAGTACCAATATCAACCTTGGAGCAAGGGGTGGTAAGATTTTGGCTTTACTTTGTTCTATATACTAAGTAATGATGTATTACAGTTGTCAGACATCTGGTTCCATCTTGTGTTTACTAAGTAATCATGTGTGGTTACCTAGTAATGATGTTTCGTGTCGTAGGACAAAGGAAATTGTTTAGATGGGCACTGTGGAGAGTTCTTTGCACCTTAGAGTTATGCCTTAATTTTAATAGTATGAGTTGCATGTAGTTTTAAGTTATAATCTTCATAACTGTACAGAGAAATATCTTGTAATAATCCAGATACTATTTTTATATGGATATGAGTTACTTCACTTGATTTTCTTATAGGCATGCTTGCTGGATACAATGTCATTTGTGGATCCTCTTCCGGCTTTCAGAACAAGGCAATGGCAAGTGGTTGCTCTTCTGTTCATCGATTCATTGTCCGTTTGTAGAATCCCTTCTCTGACCTCATACCTGACAGATAGGAGGCCCTTGTTTCGCAAGGTGAGAGATGGTGATATCAGTATCTTTACCCTGGCAGGAATCTTATTGatactaagaaaaaaaaaacaatatagtTATATTACTTAGATATCATGTCCTAAAATCTTAATCCTTTCCATATATGAGCTTTTTGTTGAGGTAGTTCAATTAACATTCAAGTATCTACATAACAATCTGCAAGAGAGATTGCTTAATTTTCATCTGTGTTTCCTGTATAGATGTTTTGCCACCTCTTTTTATTGGTTTTGGTGCAAAACTTAAACAATATAAGCCCTTCATGGTTTAGCAGATCATGCTTGATTTTCTTCACCTTCTTCTACTAAGATTTAATAGCCACATTTTACAATTCTATAATCAAGTTTTTTGAAATGAATTCTTATATCTCTTAGGTGCTGCTTCTTATTCTGTGTTACTTCTGATTTTGTTGCATAATCCTTTAGTTTTCATTCATAATTTGTTAACTATGGGTTTGATGAAAACAGGTTTTGCATGGTACCGAACTGGATGTGGAAGAGTATGAGGTGCTGAAGGATCTCATGGTACCACTTGGCCGCGCGCCTCAATTTTCTTCCCAAAGTGGAGCCTGATCACATGATGCAACTTCAACTTGAATTGATCATCTTCAACAACTGAATTCTGAAGAACTTACAATGATTTGAGTGCAATCTTTTTATTGTTTCTTTTTCTAGGAAAAAAATTGCATTTCAAGCATTGCAGTGATTGGAAAATTCTGTTTATACTTGAAACCAAGATACTTATATGTTGGCACTTGTAAGAAACCCAAGCAAGATTGGAACCAGATTTTAGTATGACTCAATTCTATTGAGAGTGATGAATGAAAGATTGATTTTCAATTTTGACAAATTTCTGATATGAATTAACACACGAATAACTTGCTAAACAATGAATAAACAAGGCTTTTTTACTATAGGTTATAAAGGTATGAGTTCAATACAAGAAGCAAATATAATTTAATACATGCTTTTGATGAACAAAGAAACAACCTCATTATACATGATATAATATAATGAAATGAACATGGGAACAATAAAAACAACTTCAACAAGGAATCCTAAGTTTATATAATCAATATATTTGATCTGGATTTAAATTCTACCCTCCAACAGTAACCTCATATGATACAACCAGTGCATTATTGTTCTGACCATGAGGATTTTCAGATCCAAGTTCCATGCCACCTCTTTGGTATTCAGAATTGTTAACTTGTGCTTCTTGGCATTCTTCATTGCTTCCTATACCTGAGACCTTGATTATAGACTTTCTAGAATCATTTTCAGTTTTCTTTGAAATTTCCTTAGCTTGTGGCTTGGTTTGAGTTTTGTTCATTGGTTTCTTTGAAGTAACATCTTTGTGAGCTTTCACCTTTGATTTGGTGGCTGAATCATTCTGAGAACAAGATTTATCTTCTGAATTGTTGCTCACAACAGACCCTTTATTCCTTCCAAGCTTTGGGGATATTGGGCGAGTTGTAGGTATCTGATTGGTAGATAAAAATGCATTAGAATTGGTTCGCTAGATAAGAAATATGCAACTCCGAAGAGTATagaagagacatgttatttgtaCTTATTTTGTCTTATAAACTGAGCCCATACAAGCAAGGTTGTCAAACTCGGGAGTCTAGGTAAACTCGTGGAGTTGACCTAGACTCGACTCATAGACTCGTATGAGTTTACCTGTTATAATTTTTTTGCAAAAAACATATATATCGTGTAT from Arachis ipaensis cultivar K30076 chromosome B02, Araip1.1, whole genome shotgun sequence harbors:
- the LOC107626304 gene encoding E3 ubiquitin-protein ligase RHF2A isoform X1, which produces MLLRCSILCCHLVHEVPEMEGKIESHTTSAEAFVEGGIQEACHDACSICLEDFCDSDPASVTNCKHEFHLHCILEWCQRSSQCPMCWQSVSLKDATSQELLEAVEQERSIRVTPSRNVDIFHHPTLDDPELQQFEERIIQHIAAAAAMRRARHLGHREGPSTRSSAHGHPHFLLFSAQSSAHPSSPESVAGDGNELAEIPVGSPSTPLTSDGDEPSTSQLIAHIQTRSPSLAHRSTVSATNREGIHPNESSTTHSSTLDGDRAGPSDLQSFSDSLRSKFNAMSLRYKESLSKGTRGWKERLFSRNSSVSELGSEVKRELNAGIASVSRLMERLESRENNRVGDASLSNHLADSSIPETSNQHNVEALGRNSSRGNNSQATFSTGSDSN
- the LOC107626302 gene encoding putative RNA polymerase II subunit B1 CTD phosphatase RPAP2 homolog, producing MGKDQLAFVKDAVFKLQMSLLEGIQNEDQLFAAGSVISKSDYEDVVTERSITNVCGYPLCHNSLPSDRTRKGRYRISLKEHKVYDLHETYMFCSSSCVVNSKTFAGSLQDERCSVLDSEKLNNVLRHFADMNLEPLEKLEKSGDLGLSNLKIQEKEETGTGEVSLKEWAGPSNAIEGYVPKPRDSDSKGSSRKNIKKGAKGARGKLNGDKNLIINDMDFTSTIIMTDEYSVSKAPPGQTDTKVDHQIKPTASVEKLKTVGSKEVVAKDGKSIEELSSSFKSGLNLSASEKEEEPRIKEVAESCDAVLKTPLDPFDKKTNVNFVSISERQCDVEKNNSEVAPIKDGECRVAVNDGASTSNVDAANDDDKVQMEKTTGSSKNKPKSSLKAAGGKKLSRSVTWADEKSNSSGSKDLCEVKEFGDAKHKSDLVDDTEVDDDEDMIRRTSAEACAMALNQASEAVASGGSDVADAVLEAGLIILPPPQDGVEKEIKENDDMEETESFTVKWPQKPGFPDVDLFDNEDSWFDAPPEGFSLTLSPFATMWNALFTWISSSSLAYIYGSDESSHEEYLSVNGREYPCKIVLSDGRSSEIKQTLASCLSRALPAVVAELRLPVPISTLEQGVACLLDTMSFVDPLPAFRTRQWQVVALLFIDSLSVCRIPSLTSYLTDRRPLFRKVLHGTELDVEEYEVLKDLMVPLGRAPQFSSQSGA
- the LOC107626304 gene encoding E3 ubiquitin-protein ligase RHF2A isoform X2, whose translation is MEVPEMEGKIESHTTSAEAFVEGGIQEACHDACSICLEDFCDSDPASVTNCKHEFHLHCILEWCQRSSQCPMCWQSVSLKDATSQELLEAVEQERSIRVTPSRNVDIFHHPTLDDPELQQFEERIIQHIAAAAAMRRARHLGHREGPSTRSSAHGHPHFLLFSAQSSAHPSSPESVAGDGNELAEIPVGSPSTPLTSDGDEPSTSQLIAHIQTRSPSLAHRSTVSATNREGIHPNESSTTHSSTLDGDRAGPSDLQSFSDSLRSKFNAMSLRYKESLSKGTRGWKERLFSRNSSVSELGSEVKRELNAGIASVSRLMERLESRENNRVGDASLSNHLADSSIPETSNQHNVEALGRNSSRGNNSQATFSTGSDSN